The following proteins are encoded in a genomic region of Triticum dicoccoides isolate Atlit2015 ecotype Zavitan unplaced genomic scaffold, WEW_v2.0 scaffold20252, whole genome shotgun sequence:
- the LOC119345065 gene encoding uclacyanin 1-like: MAAATRALLVAAVTAAALFGTALGATYTVGAPAGSWDLRTNYTRWTSTIRFYTGDELRFQYPAAAHNVVEVTKTAYDNCSSSSPVATFPSGNDVIPLAAVGTRYFICGLPGHCAGGMKVQVNVQSKVVRCRRRGTRQRCTQTTPQPSSAAQAGAEPVLALGLAAVLAGLMLLY; encoded by the coding sequence ATGGCGGCAGCTACCAGAGCTCTCCTTGTTGCCGCAGTGACCGCGGCGGCGCTGTTCGGCACGGCGCTCGGCGCCACCTACACAGTCGGCGCACCGGCCGGGTCATGGGACCTCCGGACAAACTACACCCGatggacttccaccatcaggtTCTACACCGGCGACGAGCTCCGGTTCCAGTACCCCGCTGCGGCGCACAACGTGGTGGAGGTGACCAAGACGGCCTACGACAACTGCAGCAGCTCTAGTCCCGTCGCCACGTTCCCGAGCGGCAACGATGTCATTCCGCTCGCCGCCGTCGGGACCCGGTACTTCATCTGCGGCCTGCCGGGGCACTGCGCCGGTGGCATGAAGGTACAGGTCAACGTCCAGTCCAAGGTAGTGAGATGCCGAAGGAGAGGGACGAGGCAGCGGTGCACACAGACAACGCCACAGCCGAGCTCGGCGGCTCAGGCTGGTGCTGAGCCTGTGCTAGCGCTCGGGCTGGCCGCCGTCTTGGCTGGCTTGATGCTTCTCTACTAG